The following proteins are co-located in the Leptodactylus fuscus isolate aLepFus1 chromosome 8, aLepFus1.hap2, whole genome shotgun sequence genome:
- the LOC142216714 gene encoding uncharacterized protein LOC142216714, with protein sequence MDLLSIDFYSAQKTVFVDQRNLQNIEEDDINGKITRYINRKRRDDERGEKRREQREEKSKERGEESEERRREQREKRAKRRKEQRRKERRKEQREEKSKEIGEEMRREQREEKRAKRGEEKQREEKREEQSKERRREQREEKRAKRGEESKERRRERREEKRAKRRKERRKKRQEQKRTKRREKKKRRAEREEKEVTEESKREKWKEKTEKEERYEGKMKKKN encoded by the exons ATGGAtctgctctccatagacttctattctgcacaaaaaactgtgtttgtggATCAAAGAAACCTTCAGAATATAGAAGAGGACGACATAAATGGTAAGATCACCAGGTACATCAAT AGAAAGAGGAGAGATGACGAGAGAGGAGAAAAGAGAAGAGAGCAAAGAGAGGAGAAGAGcaaagagagaggagaagagagcgaagagaggagaagagagcaaAGAGAGAAGAGAGCGAAGAGAAGAAAAGAGCAAAGAAGAAAAGAGCGAAGAAAAGAGCAAAGAGAAGAAAAGAGCAAAGAGATAGGTGAAGAGATGAGAAGAGAGCAACGAGAGGAGAAGAGAGcaaagagaggagaagaga AGCAAAGAGAAGAAAAGAGAGAAGAACAGAGcaaagagagaagaagagagcaaagagaggagaagagagcgaagagaggagaagagagcaaagagaggagaagagagcgaagagaggagaagagagcaaAGAGGAGAAAAGAGCGAAGAAAGAAGAGACAAGAGCAGAAGAGAACGaagagaagagagaaaaaaaaaaggagagcgGAGAGAGAAGAAAAAGAAGTGACAGAAGAAAGCAAAAGAGAGAAATGGAAAGAGAAAACAGAGAAGGAGGAGAGATATGaggggaaaatgaaaaaaaaaaattaa